One Aegilops tauschii subsp. strangulata cultivar AL8/78 chromosome 7, Aet v6.0, whole genome shotgun sequence genomic window carries:
- the LOC109761680 gene encoding protein mago nashi homolog 2, which produces MAAVGGAGNGAGEEAGGAEFYLRYYVGHKGKFGHEFLEFEFRPDGKLRYANNSNYKNDTMIRKEVFVSPSVLREARRIIQDSEIMKEDDSNWPEPDRVGRQELEIVMGNEHISFTTSKIGSLVDVQTSKDPEGLRIFYYLVQDLKCFVFSLINLHFKIKPIQL; this is translated from the exons atggcggcggtcggcggcgcgGGCAACGGAGCCGGCGAGGAGGCAGGTGGGGCCGAGTTCTACCTGCGGTACTACGTGGGGCACAAGGGCAAGTTCGGGCACGAGTTCCTCGAGTTCGAGTTCCGCCCCGACGGCAAGCTCCGCTACGCCAACAACTCCAACTACAAGAACGACACCATGATCCGCAAGGAGGTCTTCGTCTCCCCCTCCGTGCTCCGCGAGGCCAGGAGGATCATCCAGGACTCGGAG ATAATGAAGGAGGACGACAGCAACTGGCCGGAGCCCGACCGCGTCGGCAGGCAGGAGCTCGAGATTGTCATGGGCAACGAGCACATCTCCTTCACCACCTCCAAGATCGGCTCCCTCGTTGACGTCCAGACCAGCAAGGACCCGGAGGGCCTCCGCATCTTCTACTACCTCGTCCAG GACCTTAAATGTTTCGTGTTTTCACTTATCAACCTCCACTTTAAGATCAAGCCTATTCAGCTTTGA